The Mycobacterium sp. EPa45 genomic interval CGGGGATTACATGTATCAGTGCGCCGAGGCGCAGGGGCTGCCGCAGTACGTGGCCGACGATGCGCCGCTGCAGGACACCGATGTGGTCCTCTGGTACACCCTGGGCGCCCATCACATCGTGCGGCCGGAGGACTGGCCGGTGATGCCGTGCGCGTATGCGGGATTCCACCTCAAGCCCATCGGGTTCTTCGATGGGAATCCGGCGCTGGACCTGCCGCCGTCACCGCCGAAGGCCTGCCATGCCCATCACGGTGACATCGCCGGTGGCTGGCAGACCACCGAGCATCACGAGATCCGCGCCGACTGACCGACCGCAGCTGGAGAGCTAGCCGAGGGCGGCGAGAATCTTTCGGAATTCTCGCCGCTGCTCGGTGCTGAGCCCCGACATCAGCCGGCCCTCGGCGGCACGGACACCCGCGTCGGTGCGCTCCAGGGTTTCCACACCGGAGCGAGTCAACTTGGCGGGCAACGACCGTCCCGATGCCACGCTGTCCGGACGGACGACCAGCCCGCGGTCTTCGAGGCTGCGCAGCACCATGTTCATCGCCTGCGGCGAGACCCCGGTGTCGCGGGCCAGCTCGGCATTGGAGCGGTCGGGGAAGCGGGACAGGATCCGCATGCAGATGTACTGGGGGAACGACAGGCCCAGCGGTTCGAGTGCGGTGGCGCTCACTTCGGCGCGCAGTGCCGAGGCCACCCGGTGCAGCAGATAACCCAGCGGCTCGTCGTGGCCTCCACCCATGTCAATCATATTGACATATATCAAGCCGGTTGATAATTCTGGAGGTATGAGCACAGAGGATCTCTTTGATTCGGCATACCGTCAGTCGGCTCCGGAATTCGAGGGCTTTCGCCCGCCCTGGAGTATCGACGAGCCGCAACCCGAAATCGCGGCCCTCATCGAGCAGGGCAAGTTCCACGGCGACGTCCTCGACGCCGGGTGCGGGGAGGCCGCGGTCTCGATCTATCTCGCCGAGCGTGGTTTCACCACCGTCGGACTGGACCTCTCGCCGACGGCGATCGACCTCGCCCGGGCCGAGGCGGCCAGGCGTGGGCTGACCAATGCCAGTTTCGAGGTCGCCGATATCAGCGACTTCGGCGGCTACGACGGCAGATTCGGCACCATCGTCGACTCGACGCTGTTCCACTCGATGCCCGTCGAGCTCCGTGATGGCTATCAGCGCTCGATCGTGCGGGCCGCCGCGCCCGGCGCGTCCTACTACGTGCTGGTCTTCAATGCCGACAGCATGCCCGCCAACGGGCCTGCGCATCCGGTGACCGCCGAGGAGCTGCGCGCCGCGGTCGAGCCGTACTGGGTGATCGACGACATCCGCCCTGCGCGCATCCACGCCAACGTGCCCGAAGAGATGGCGCACATGGTTGAGTTCGCCGGCGGCGATCTGCGCGACGAGCCGAAGGGCCGCAAGTCGATGCCGGCGTGGCTGCTCTCGGCTCACCTGGCCTGATATTGCTGCTGACGGTCGAGGCGGTGTCGTAGGCTCACCGCCATGGAGCTACTACGCCACGTAGTTGTACTGGTGCACATCGTCGGGTTCGCGGCCACGTTCGGCGCGTGGGCGGCCGAGGCGGCGGCCCGGCGGTTTCGCACCACCCGGCTGATGGACTACGGGCTGCTGGTGTCGTTGCTCTCCGGGGTGGCGCTGGCCGCGCCGTGGCCCGCCGGAATTGTCTTGAACTATCCCAAAATTGGGGTCAAGCTGGTCATTCTCGTCGTGATCGGCGGCATGCTCGGCATGGGCAACGCCCGGCAGCGGCGCACCGGCGAGCCGGTACCGCGTGCGGTCTTCGTATCGGTGGGTGTCTTATCGCTTGCGGCGGCGGGTATCGCAGTGCTGTGGTGACGTGCGAACCAGGCACAGCCCGGGAAATCGGCACCTTCGGCGATGAGGCAGGATGGAAGTGCCGTCCCGAATGTCGCCGGGATGGCACTCTCATGCCAGGAGCCCGACTAGTCCGAGGAGTCTGATGGGGGAGACGGCCAGCAACAACGGTGGCGAGGCGACGCATTCGCGGGAGATCCGCCCGAATTTCCGGCGGGTGGTGCTCAAACTCGGCGGGGAGATGTTCGGCGGCGGATCGGTCGGGCTGGATCCCGACGTGGTCGCCCAGGTGGCCCGCCAGATCGCCGAGGTGGTGCGCAGCGGCGTGCAGGTCGCCGTCGTGATCGGTGGCGGCAACTTCTTCCGCGGCGCGCAACTGCAGCAGCGCGGGATGGAACGCACCAGGTCGGACTACATGGGCATGCTCGGCACCGTGATGAACAGCCTTGCGCTGCAAGACTTCCTGGAGAAGGAAGGCATCGTGACCCGGGTTCAGACCGCCATCACCATGGGGCAGGTCGCCGAGCCCTACATCCCGCTGCGCGCGGTCCGTCACCTGGAAAAGGGACGGGTGGTGATTTTCGGCGCCGGTATGGGCCTTCCGTACTTCTCCACCGACACCACTGCCGCCCAGCGCGCGCTGGAGATCCGCGCCGACATCGTGCTGATGGCCAAGGCCGTCGACGGTGTCTTCACCGACGACCCGCGGCAGAACCCGAACGCCGAGATGCTCACCGAGATCAGCCACCGTGAGGTAATCGACCGCGGGCTTCAGGTGGCCGATGCCACTGCGTTCAGTTTGTGCATGGACAACGGAATGCCGATCCTGGTCTTCAACCTGCTCACCGACGGGAATATCGCCCGGGCGGTCGCAGGTGAGAAGATCGGAACTCTGGTCAGCGGTTGAGGAGGACCACTAGATGATTGAAGAGGCTCTCTTCGATGCCGAGGAGAAGATGGAAAAGGCCGTCGCGGTTGCCCGCGACGACCTGGCGTCCATCCGAACCGGTCGAGCCAACCCCGGGATGTTCTCGCGCGTCGTCGTCGACTACTACGGGTCGCCGACGCCGATCACGCAGCTGTCGAGCGTCAACGTGCCCGAGGCGCGGATGGTCGTCATCAAGCCCTACGAGGCCACGCAGCTGCGCGCTATCGAGGACGCGATCCGCAACTCGGATCTGGGTGTGAACCCCACCAACGACGGCAACATCATTCGGGTGTCGATCCCTCAGCTGACCGAGGAACGTCGCCGCGATCTGGTCAAGCAGGCCAAGTCCAAG includes:
- the frr gene encoding ribosome recycling factor — encoded protein: MIEEALFDAEEKMEKAVAVARDDLASIRTGRANPGMFSRVVVDYYGSPTPITQLSSVNVPEARMVVIKPYEATQLRAIEDAIRNSDLGVNPTNDGNIIRVSIPQLTEERRRDLVKQAKSKGEDAKVSVRNVRRRAMEELHRIRKDGEAGEDEVGRAEKDLDKATATYVGQIDELVKHKEGELLEV
- the pyrH gene encoding UMP kinase, whose amino-acid sequence is MGETASNNGGEATHSREIRPNFRRVVLKLGGEMFGGGSVGLDPDVVAQVARQIAEVVRSGVQVAVVIGGGNFFRGAQLQQRGMERTRSDYMGMLGTVMNSLALQDFLEKEGIVTRVQTAITMGQVAEPYIPLRAVRHLEKGRVVIFGAGMGLPYFSTDTTAAQRALEIRADIVLMAKAVDGVFTDDPRQNPNAEMLTEISHREVIDRGLQVADATAFSLCMDNGMPILVFNLLTDGNIARAVAGEKIGTLVSG
- a CDS encoding MarR family winged helix-turn-helix transcriptional regulator, coding for MGGGHDEPLGYLLHRVASALRAEVSATALEPLGLSFPQYICMRILSRFPDRSNAELARDTGVSPQAMNMVLRSLEDRGLVVRPDSVASGRSLPAKLTRSGVETLERTDAGVRAAEGRLMSGLSTEQRREFRKILAALG
- a CDS encoding class I SAM-dependent methyltransferase, with the protein product MSTEDLFDSAYRQSAPEFEGFRPPWSIDEPQPEIAALIEQGKFHGDVLDAGCGEAAVSIYLAERGFTTVGLDLSPTAIDLARAEAARRGLTNASFEVADISDFGGYDGRFGTIVDSTLFHSMPVELRDGYQRSIVRAAAPGASYYVLVFNADSMPANGPAHPVTAEELRAAVEPYWVIDDIRPARIHANVPEEMAHMVEFAGGDLRDEPKGRKSMPAWLLSAHLA